One Mycolicibacterium fortuitum subsp. fortuitum genomic window carries:
- a CDS encoding DUF3097 domain-containing protein, which yields MTDRYGSDILSRNPHTPKLTRSKEQPAEKGLVVEDAQSGYVGAVVRIEGGRVELEDRRGKVRAFPMGPGFLIDGKPVSLVVPKRTTGPARTASGSVAVPNAKARVALASRIYVEGRHDAELVEQVWGADLRIEGVVVEYLGGVDDLAGIVAEFAPGPGRRLGVLVDHLVTGSKEARIAEAVRRGPGGEHTLVVGHPFVDIWQAVKPARLGMKAWPTIPRSIEWKHGICDALGWPHQDQADIARAWQRIRGRVRDWNDLEPALIGGVEELIDFVTAPA from the coding sequence GTGACTGATCGCTACGGTTCCGACATCCTGTCCCGAAACCCGCATACCCCGAAGCTGACTCGCTCCAAGGAGCAGCCCGCGGAAAAGGGTCTGGTGGTCGAGGACGCGCAGAGCGGGTATGTGGGCGCCGTGGTGCGGATCGAGGGCGGCCGCGTCGAACTCGAGGACCGCCGGGGCAAGGTGCGGGCCTTCCCGATGGGGCCGGGCTTCCTGATCGACGGCAAGCCCGTGAGCCTCGTGGTGCCCAAGCGGACCACCGGGCCGGCACGGACGGCGTCGGGCTCGGTTGCCGTACCGAACGCCAAGGCCCGGGTCGCGCTTGCCAGCCGGATCTACGTGGAAGGTCGCCACGACGCCGAGCTGGTCGAGCAGGTGTGGGGAGCCGATCTGCGGATCGAAGGCGTGGTCGTCGAATACCTGGGCGGAGTCGACGACCTGGCCGGCATCGTGGCCGAGTTCGCACCCGGCCCGGGACGTCGCTTGGGTGTGCTGGTCGATCATCTGGTCACGGGCTCGAAGGAGGCACGCATCGCCGAGGCGGTACGGCGGGGCCCCGGCGGGGAGCACACGCTGGTGGTAGGGCATCCGTTCGTCGACATCTGGCAGGCCGTCAAACCGGCCCGGCTCGGGATGAAGGCGTGGCCGACGATTCCGCGCAGTATCGAGTGGAAGCACGGCATCTGCGATGCGCTGGGCTGGCCGCACCAGGACCAGGCCGACATCGCCCGGGCCTGGCAGCGGATCCGGGGGCGCGTGCGGGACTGGAACGATCTGGAGCCCGCGCTGATCGGCGGGGTGGAGGAACTCATCGATTTCGTGACCGCGCCGGCGTAG
- a CDS encoding zinc-binding metallopeptidase family protein, whose amino-acid sequence MRDFNCPNCGQRLAFENSLCLSCRSALGFSLADMALLVITDTDLGGHAGAVDEKQYRLCANLHLAECNWLVRIGDDPLCASCRLTRTRPADTDTAALASFAEAEQAKRRLIAELHELKLPIVGRDEDPRFGLAFDLLSSEFEKVYTGHHNGVITLDLAEGDDVHREQLRIAMDEPYRTLLGHFRHEIGHYYFYRLVAPSPDYSARFSELFGDPDADYQQALDRHYEDGPPSGWEDDFVSSYATMHPAEDWAETFAHYLHIRDTLDTAAAFGFAPAGGSFGRRLLGPAGFDTIIEMWLPLAWSLNMVNRSMGHADLYPFVLAPAVLEKMRFVHIVVDEVTAG is encoded by the coding sequence ATGCGTGATTTCAACTGCCCGAACTGCGGTCAGCGCCTGGCGTTCGAGAACTCCCTGTGCCTGTCGTGCCGCAGCGCGCTGGGCTTCTCGCTCGCCGACATGGCATTGCTGGTGATCACCGACACCGACCTGGGCGGACACGCCGGCGCCGTCGACGAGAAGCAATACCGGTTGTGCGCGAATCTTCATCTGGCCGAATGTAATTGGCTGGTACGCATCGGCGATGACCCGTTGTGCGCGTCGTGCCGGCTCACCAGGACCCGACCCGCCGATACCGACACCGCCGCATTGGCCTCGTTCGCGGAGGCCGAGCAGGCCAAACGCCGGCTGATCGCCGAACTTCACGAACTGAAGCTGCCGATCGTCGGCCGCGACGAGGACCCTCGCTTCGGGCTGGCGTTCGACCTGCTCTCCAGTGAATTCGAAAAGGTCTACACCGGTCATCACAACGGCGTCATCACCCTGGACCTGGCCGAGGGAGACGACGTGCATCGCGAGCAGTTACGGATCGCGATGGACGAGCCGTACCGAACGCTGCTCGGCCATTTCCGCCACGAGATCGGGCACTACTACTTCTACCGCCTCGTCGCGCCTTCGCCGGACTACTCTGCTCGGTTTTCGGAGCTGTTCGGTGATCCGGACGCCGACTACCAGCAGGCATTGGACCGGCACTACGAAGATGGGCCGCCGTCGGGTTGGGAAGACGACTTCGTGTCCTCCTACGCCACCATGCACCCTGCCGAGGACTGGGCCGAGACCTTCGCCCACTACCTGCACATCCGCGACACCCTCGACACCGCAGCGGCTTTCGGATTCGCTCCGGCCGGAGGCTCGTTCGGCCGGCGTCTGCTGGGGCCCGCCGGGTTCGACACCATCATCGAGATGTGGCTGCCCCTGGCGTGGTCGCTGAACATGGTGAACCGGTCGATGGGCCATGCCGACCTGTACCCGTTCGTGTTGGCTCCGGCGGTCCTGGAGAAGATGCGGTTCGTTCACATCGTCGTCGACGAGGTCACCGCCGGCTGA
- a CDS encoding antibiotic biosynthesis monooxygenase, whose translation MFARSTTIAARTQAIDAGIAHVRDEVMPALDDVDGCVGLSLMVDRESGRCVLTTAWRTEDAMHASAAAVAPMRHRVVETFAGTATVDEWEIAVVHREQYSAPGACVRATWLRTRPELFDRAVDFYRSAVLPAMEDLEGFCSASLMLDRGSGRAVSSATFDSADAMDHNRDQARALRTARLRDLSADQIDVGEFELALAHLRVPEMA comes from the coding sequence GTGTTCGCACGTTCAACCACGATCGCGGCGCGCACCCAGGCCATCGACGCCGGCATCGCCCATGTGCGCGACGAGGTCATGCCGGCCCTCGACGACGTGGACGGCTGCGTCGGCCTGTCCCTGATGGTCGACCGCGAATCTGGCCGGTGTGTTCTGACGACGGCCTGGCGGACCGAAGACGCGATGCATGCCAGCGCCGCCGCGGTGGCACCGATGCGCCATCGCGTGGTCGAGACCTTCGCCGGCACCGCCACTGTCGACGAATGGGAGATCGCTGTGGTCCACCGCGAGCAGTACTCCGCACCCGGCGCGTGCGTGCGAGCGACCTGGCTGCGCACCCGTCCCGAACTGTTCGACCGGGCGGTGGATTTCTACCGGAGTGCGGTGTTGCCCGCGATGGAGGACCTCGAGGGGTTCTGTAGCGCCAGCCTCATGCTGGACCGTGGGTCGGGGCGCGCCGTCTCCTCGGCCACCTTCGACAGCGCCGACGCGATGGACCACAACCGCGATCAGGCCAGGGCGTTGCGCACTGCGCGGTTACGCGATCTGAGCGCCGATCAGATCGACGTCGGCGAATTCGAACTCGCGCTGGCCCACCTGCGGGTTCCCGAGATGGCCTGA
- a CDS encoding replication-associated recombination protein A, whose translation MSDSLFDVPGEPASAGPGAPAPASGLVGSSRERSSAPLAVRMRPAGLDEVVGQTHLLQAGSPLRRLVEGSGAASVILYGPPGTGKTTLASLISQATGRRFEALSALSAGVKEVRAVIDTARRAAVHGQQTVLFIDEVHRFSKTQQDALLAAVENRVVLLVAATTENPSFSVVAPLLSRSLILQLQPLSADDIGTVVRRALADPRGLGGAVGADEEAIDLLVRLSSGDARRALTALEVAAETAGGPGGTITVEVIEQSLDKAAVRYDRDGDQHYDVISAFIKSVRGSDVDAALHYLARMLVAGEDPRFVARRLMILASEDIGMADPTALQTAVAAAQTVQLIGMPEAQLTLAHATVHLATAPKSNAVTTALGAAMSDIRAGKAGLVPPHLRDGHYSGAQKLGNAVGYKYAHDHPDGVVPQQYPPDELVGTDYYQPTGRGFERELVSRVDKLRAIIRRARR comes from the coding sequence GTGTCCGACAGTTTGTTCGACGTGCCCGGTGAGCCCGCATCCGCGGGGCCCGGTGCACCGGCGCCCGCTTCGGGGTTGGTCGGCTCCTCGCGCGAGCGCTCGTCGGCGCCGCTGGCGGTGCGGATGCGCCCGGCCGGCCTCGACGAGGTCGTCGGTCAGACCCACCTGCTGCAGGCCGGCTCCCCACTGCGTCGCCTGGTGGAGGGGTCCGGTGCCGCATCGGTCATCCTCTACGGCCCGCCCGGCACCGGGAAGACCACCCTGGCCTCGCTGATCTCCCAGGCCACCGGACGCAGGTTCGAGGCACTCTCCGCGCTGAGCGCCGGCGTCAAGGAAGTCCGCGCCGTGATCGACACGGCGCGCCGGGCCGCGGTCCACGGCCAACAGACCGTTCTGTTCATCGACGAGGTGCACCGCTTCTCCAAGACACAGCAAGACGCGCTGTTGGCGGCGGTGGAGAACCGGGTCGTACTGCTGGTGGCGGCCACCACGGAGAACCCGTCGTTCTCGGTGGTGGCCCCGCTGCTCTCACGCTCGCTGATCCTGCAGTTGCAGCCGCTGAGCGCCGACGACATCGGGACCGTGGTGCGCCGCGCACTGGCAGATCCACGAGGCCTCGGCGGCGCGGTCGGGGCCGACGAGGAGGCCATCGACCTCCTGGTGCGCCTGTCTTCGGGTGACGCGCGCCGCGCGTTGACCGCACTGGAGGTGGCGGCCGAGACAGCCGGCGGCCCCGGGGGCACCATCACGGTCGAGGTCATCGAGCAGTCGTTGGACAAGGCCGCGGTGCGCTATGACCGCGACGGCGACCAGCACTACGACGTGATCAGCGCCTTCATCAAGTCCGTGCGCGGATCCGATGTCGACGCGGCGCTGCACTACCTGGCCCGGATGCTGGTGGCGGGGGAGGACCCGCGCTTCGTGGCCCGCCGGTTGATGATCCTGGCCAGTGAAGACATCGGGATGGCCGATCCGACGGCGCTGCAGACCGCGGTCGCTGCGGCCCAGACCGTGCAGCTGATCGGTATGCCCGAGGCGCAATTGACGTTGGCTCACGCGACAGTGCACCTGGCCACGGCGCCCAAGTCCAATGCGGTGACCACGGCGTTGGGCGCGGCGATGAGCGACATCCGGGCCGGCAAGGCCGGGTTGGTGCCACCGCATCTGCGTGACGGCCACTATTCGGGGGCCCAGAAACTCGGCAACGCGGTGGGCTACAAGTATGCCCATGATCATCCCGACGGCGTTGTGCCACAACAGTATCCGCCTGACGAACTGGTCGGGACGGACTATTATCAACCCACGGGACGCGGTTTCGAACGTGAGCTGGTCTCCCGAGTCGACAAGCTGCGCGCCATCATTCGCCGCGCACGGCGCTGA
- a CDS encoding GlsB/YeaQ/YmgE family stress response membrane protein, which produces MTITGIISAILIGIVVGLIGRLIVPGRQPIGVLVTILVGIVSAFIGSAIARALGIPTMTSGIDWLELLVQVIVAAIGVAVVSAFMGRGRTGLFGTRRSGLMR; this is translated from the coding sequence ATGACCATCACCGGCATCATCAGCGCGATCTTGATCGGCATTGTCGTCGGCCTGATCGGCCGACTGATCGTCCCCGGCAGACAACCCATCGGGGTTCTGGTGACGATCCTGGTCGGCATCGTGTCGGCGTTCATCGGTAGCGCGATCGCCCGTGCGCTCGGCATCCCGACGATGACCAGCGGCATCGACTGGCTCGAACTGCTCGTCCAGGTCATCGTCGCCGCCATCGGGGTGGCCGTGGTGTCCGCATTCATGGGACGCGGTAGGACCGGCCTTTTCGGCACCCGCCGGTCCGGCCTGATGCGCTGA
- a CDS encoding secondary thiamine-phosphate synthase enzyme YjbQ, whose protein sequence is MDTDVIDVDTSRRRIVDLTDAVRRFCGTHRDGLCNVFVPHATAGVAIIETGAGSDDDLLDTLERLLPRDDRYRHSHGSFGHGADHVLPALVSPSVTVPVQAGRPLLGTWQSVVLVDLNRDNPQRNVRLSFLGA, encoded by the coding sequence ATGGACACCGACGTGATCGACGTGGACACCTCGCGGCGGCGCATCGTCGACCTCACCGACGCGGTGCGGCGGTTCTGCGGCACCCACCGCGACGGTCTCTGCAATGTCTTCGTTCCGCACGCGACCGCGGGAGTGGCCATCATCGAGACCGGTGCCGGTTCCGACGACGACCTGCTCGATACCCTGGAACGGTTGTTGCCGCGCGATGACCGCTACCGGCACAGCCACGGCTCGTTCGGCCACGGTGCGGATCACGTGTTGCCTGCGCTGGTGTCGCCGTCGGTGACAGTGCCGGTTCAGGCGGGCCGCCCGCTGCTGGGGACCTGGCAGAGCGTGGTGCTGGTCGATCTGAACCGCGACAACCCGCAACGCAACGTGCGGTTGAGCTTCCTGGGGGCGTGA
- a CDS encoding circularly permuted type 2 ATP-grasp protein encodes MVLRAHGSPESAQAAGVALDTDGVLAAYRRYGAQRALFDVRDDGVGAGYDELLDASGNVRPAWRELAAGIGERGRDGLDRLRTMVRGLVDNDGITYIQVDRHGEVVTDDDGTAVSGPWHLDALPLMISAADWDSLESGVVQRSRLLDSVLTDFYGARRSITSGVLPAELLFAHPGYLRAARGIVVPGRHQLFLHGCDVSRGDDGSYMVNADWTQAPSGAGYALADRRVIAHAAPDLYERVSPRPCSPWAQALRLALLDAAPEAAEEPMVVVLSPGIHSETAFDQAYLASVLGFPLVESADLVVRDGMVWMRSLGTLKRVDVVLRRVDADYADPLDLRPDSRLGVVGLVEALRRGSVTVVNTLGSGVLESPGLARFLPELAELLLDEAPQLSTAPMYWGGIDIERSHLLTKLPSLLIRPVNGGSTIVGPALAAADRADLAARIEAHPTQWVGQELPQFSTAPTNYRSRGLSAGDVGMRLFTVAQRGGYAPMTGGLGYVLAPGNAAYRMNTLAAKDVWVQTPQRVTAERIPAVSVELVAAAAIPSPTRVVSSPRVLSDLFWMGRYAERAEGMARLLTATRERYHEYRYRGDLDESQCVPMLLAAVGSITGTDTGDVADAHEMIAIAPTTLWAVTADRHRAGSLAQSVERLGLAARAVRDQMSNDTWMVLAGVERAVLRPSAAPPQSPNVAEAYLATAHSQTLAGMLALSGVAAESMVQDIGWTMMDLGKRIERALTLTALLRATLTTMRSAAAERAVTESVLVVCESSVIYRRRNPGQISIAAVAELLLFDAENPRSLIYQLERIRADLKPLPGASGSSRAERLLDELVTRLRRLDPADLGQVGEDGTRAELAGLLDGVHTGLRDLSAVVTAAHLSLPGGMQPLWGPDERRVMP; translated from the coding sequence ATGGTTCTTCGCGCGCACGGCTCACCGGAGTCCGCTCAGGCCGCCGGTGTCGCCCTGGACACCGACGGTGTGCTGGCGGCGTACCGCCGTTACGGCGCCCAACGTGCCTTGTTCGATGTCCGAGACGACGGCGTCGGCGCGGGTTACGACGAATTGCTCGATGCCTCGGGAAACGTCCGCCCCGCCTGGCGTGAGCTGGCCGCGGGCATCGGCGAACGCGGCCGGGACGGCCTGGACCGGCTCCGGACCATGGTGCGTGGCCTCGTCGACAACGACGGCATCACCTACATCCAGGTGGACCGTCACGGCGAGGTCGTCACCGACGACGACGGCACCGCGGTGTCGGGCCCCTGGCATCTCGACGCTCTGCCGCTGATGATCTCGGCTGCCGACTGGGACAGCCTGGAATCCGGTGTGGTGCAGCGGTCGCGGCTGCTCGATTCGGTGCTGACCGACTTCTACGGAGCCCGTCGGTCGATCACCAGCGGAGTGTTGCCCGCGGAATTGTTGTTCGCGCACCCCGGGTACCTGCGCGCTGCTCGGGGCATCGTCGTGCCGGGGCGTCACCAGTTGTTTCTCCACGGCTGCGATGTCAGCCGCGGCGATGACGGCAGCTACATGGTCAACGCCGATTGGACGCAGGCCCCGTCGGGCGCCGGCTACGCATTGGCCGACCGCCGCGTCATCGCCCATGCGGCACCCGACCTGTACGAGCGGGTGAGTCCGCGGCCCTGCTCGCCGTGGGCACAGGCGTTGCGGCTGGCGCTTCTCGACGCTGCTCCCGAGGCGGCCGAGGAGCCGATGGTCGTGGTGCTCAGTCCCGGGATTCACTCCGAGACCGCCTTCGATCAGGCATACCTGGCCAGTGTGCTCGGCTTTCCGCTGGTGGAGAGCGCCGATCTGGTGGTCCGCGACGGCATGGTGTGGATGCGGTCTCTGGGCACGCTCAAACGCGTCGACGTGGTGCTGCGCCGGGTTGATGCCGACTACGCGGATCCTCTCGATCTGCGGCCAGATTCCCGGCTCGGCGTGGTCGGTCTGGTCGAGGCGTTGCGCCGTGGTTCGGTGACGGTGGTCAACACGCTGGGCAGCGGGGTTCTGGAGAGTCCGGGCCTGGCACGCTTCTTGCCGGAGCTGGCCGAGCTGTTGCTCGACGAGGCGCCCCAGCTGTCGACGGCTCCCATGTACTGGGGCGGGATCGACATCGAGCGTTCCCATCTGCTCACCAAGCTGCCGTCGTTGCTGATCCGTCCGGTCAACGGCGGATCCACGATCGTGGGGCCGGCGCTCGCTGCGGCCGACCGCGCGGACCTGGCGGCGCGGATCGAAGCTCATCCAACGCAGTGGGTGGGGCAGGAGTTGCCCCAGTTCTCCACTGCGCCGACCAACTACCGCTCCAGAGGATTGTCGGCAGGCGACGTCGGCATGCGGTTGTTCACCGTCGCCCAGCGCGGGGGATACGCACCGATGACCGGCGGGCTGGGTTACGTGCTGGCCCCCGGAAACGCCGCCTATCGGATGAATACGCTTGCCGCCAAGGATGTCTGGGTGCAGACCCCGCAACGGGTCACGGCCGAGCGCATTCCGGCGGTCTCGGTCGAGCTGGTCGCTGCCGCCGCGATCCCGAGCCCGACCCGGGTGGTCAGCTCACCGCGGGTGCTCTCGGACCTGTTCTGGATGGGCCGCTACGCCGAACGCGCTGAAGGCATGGCCCGGCTGCTGACCGCCACCAGGGAGCGCTACCACGAGTACCGCTACCGAGGGGATCTCGATGAAAGCCAGTGCGTTCCGATGTTGCTGGCCGCAGTCGGCTCGATCACCGGCACCGATACCGGTGACGTCGCCGATGCCCACGAGATGATCGCGATCGCTCCGACCACGTTGTGGGCGGTCACCGCTGACCGGCACCGCGCGGGATCGCTTGCCCAATCGGTGGAACGGCTGGGGCTGGCCGCGCGAGCGGTACGCGACCAGATGTCCAATGACACCTGGATGGTGCTGGCCGGTGTCGAACGTGCGGTGCTGCGTCCATCGGCGGCCCCGCCGCAATCGCCCAACGTGGCAGAGGCGTATCTGGCCACCGCGCACAGCCAGACCCTGGCCGGGATGTTGGCATTGTCCGGGGTGGCCGCGGAATCGATGGTGCAGGACATCGGCTGGACCATGATGGACCTCGGCAAGCGCATCGAACGGGCGCTGACTCTGACCGCGCTGCTGCGCGCCACGTTGACGACGATGCGTAGTGCCGCAGCCGAACGCGCTGTAACCGAGTCGGTCCTGGTGGTGTGCGAATCCTCGGTGATCTACCGACGGCGCAACCCAGGGCAGATCAGCATCGCCGCGGTCGCCGAACTGCTGCTGTTCGACGCCGAAAACCCGCGATCGCTGATCTATCAGTTGGAGCGCATCCGAGCCGACCTCAAGCCGCTGCCCGGAGCATCGGGCTCGTCGCGTGCCGAGCGGCTGCTCGACGAACTGGTGACCCGCTTGCGCCGCCTCGATCCGGCCGATCTCGGACAGGTCGGCGAGGACGGGACCCGAGCCGAGCTGGCCGGTCTGCTCGACGGTGTGCATACCGGCCTGCGGGACCTCTCAGCTGTCGTCACCGCCGCGCACCTGTCGCTGCCCGGCGGGATGCAGCCGTTGTGGGGGCCCGATGAACGGCGGGTGATGCCGTGA
- a CDS encoding transglutaminase family protein, translating into MSEPIVAATRCYEITHRTVYRYSDDVTSSYGRGFLTPRDLPWQRCLSHELVIDPEAADSSTSRDAYGNISSYFHVTERHRTLSITSASVVEVDPPAPEHYSGASARAPWELARPVGGDGALAAEFTLDLSPPEITDAVRAYAAPSFVPGRPLIEVLRELTSRIYADFTYRSGSTTVSTQVADVLAAREGVCQDFARLAIACLRANGLAASYVSGYLATDPPPGKERMIGVDATHAWASVWTPQNVWLGMDPTNDQMVDERYIVAGFGRDYADIPPLRGIIYTDSLSSVIEVSVDVAPCPPDRGPLLHA; encoded by the coding sequence GTGAGCGAACCGATCGTTGCGGCCACGCGCTGCTACGAGATCACCCACCGCACCGTCTATCGCTACTCCGACGATGTAACCAGCTCCTACGGCCGCGGGTTTCTCACACCGCGAGACCTGCCATGGCAACGCTGCCTGTCCCATGAGCTGGTGATCGACCCGGAGGCCGCTGACAGTTCCACCAGCCGCGACGCCTACGGGAACATCAGTTCGTATTTTCATGTCACCGAGCGCCACCGCACCCTGAGCATCACCAGCGCATCGGTGGTGGAGGTGGATCCTCCTGCCCCCGAACACTATTCGGGGGCCTCGGCCAGGGCGCCGTGGGAACTGGCCCGCCCGGTCGGCGGTGACGGCGCGCTGGCCGCCGAGTTCACTCTCGACCTCTCGCCGCCGGAGATCACCGACGCCGTGCGCGCCTACGCCGCGCCCAGTTTCGTGCCGGGTAGGCCGCTGATCGAGGTGCTCCGTGAACTGACGTCGAGGATCTACGCCGACTTCACCTACCGCTCGGGCTCGACGACGGTGTCCACCCAAGTGGCCGATGTACTCGCGGCGCGTGAGGGCGTGTGCCAGGACTTCGCCCGGCTGGCCATCGCCTGTCTGCGGGCCAACGGCCTGGCGGCCAGCTACGTGTCGGGATACCTGGCGACCGACCCGCCGCCCGGTAAGGAACGCATGATCGGGGTGGACGCCACCCATGCCTGGGCATCGGTGTGGACACCGCAGAATGTGTGGCTGGGAATGGACCCCACCAACGACCAGATGGTCGACGAGCGCTACATCGTGGCCGGATTCGGTCGCGACTACGCCGACATACCCCCATTGCGCGGCATCATCTACACGGATTCCCTCAGCAGCGTGATCGAGGTGTCGGTGGACGTGGCGCCGTGCCCTCCCGATCGGGGACCCTTGTTGCATGCGTGA